A stretch of the Sorangium aterium genome encodes the following:
- a CDS encoding zinc-binding alcohol dehydrogenase family protein — MKAAVLKAFGVPLAIETLPDPILGTGEVIVDVMAAPVVSYANEAFSGARGYLLDLPLAPGAGAVGRVRAVGPDATRLTVGDWVCCDPTVRSRDDAVSPDVLLQGWTAAGEGGLRLQAHFRHGSFAEQIMIPTENAVRIGAIDAAGAARWCALNTLLVPYGGLLAADLQAGETVLISGATGNFGSAGVAVALAMGAGCVIAPGRNEAALEDLARRFGPRVRTVRLVGSEEDDRSRMVKAAPGPIDRVLDLLPPSAAPAAARAAAMTVRPHGTIVLMGGVAAGLELPYRYLMRNCITLRGQWMYPREAAVRLVGLIRSGLLALDPFDVTEFGLDRANEAVAHAAGHRGPFKMTVIRP; from the coding sequence ATGAAGGCTGCCGTGTTGAAGGCGTTTGGTGTTCCCCTTGCCATCGAGACCTTGCCAGACCCGATCCTGGGCACGGGGGAGGTCATCGTCGATGTCATGGCTGCCCCTGTGGTCTCCTACGCGAACGAAGCGTTCAGCGGCGCGCGGGGCTATTTGCTGGATCTGCCGCTCGCGCCGGGCGCCGGCGCGGTCGGCCGTGTGCGCGCCGTCGGACCGGACGCGACGCGCCTCACCGTCGGCGACTGGGTTTGCTGCGACCCTACCGTGCGGTCGCGCGACGATGCGGTGTCGCCGGACGTCTTGCTGCAGGGATGGACCGCGGCCGGCGAGGGCGGCTTGCGCCTGCAAGCGCATTTCCGCCATGGCTCCTTCGCCGAGCAGATCATGATCCCGACCGAGAACGCCGTCCGGATCGGCGCGATCGACGCGGCGGGCGCCGCGCGATGGTGCGCGCTCAACACGCTGCTCGTGCCGTATGGCGGGCTCCTCGCGGCGGACCTTCAGGCAGGAGAGACCGTCCTGATCAGCGGTGCCACCGGGAACTTCGGCAGCGCCGGCGTCGCGGTCGCCCTGGCGATGGGGGCGGGCTGCGTCATCGCGCCGGGCCGGAACGAAGCGGCGCTGGAGGATCTGGCCCGCCGCTTCGGTCCGCGCGTCCGCACCGTGAGGCTCGTCGGCAGCGAGGAGGACGACCGGAGCCGGATGGTGAAGGCGGCGCCGGGCCCCATCGACCGCGTGCTGGACCTGCTGCCGCCCTCGGCTGCCCCGGCCGCGGCGCGAGCCGCCGCGATGACCGTGCGACCGCACGGGACGATCGTGCTGATGGGCGGCGTCGCGGCCGGGCTGGAGTTGCCCTATCGGTACCTCATGCGCAACTGCATCACGCTGCGCGGCCAGTGGATGTATCCGCGCGAGGCCGCCGTCCGCCTGGTCGGCCTCATCCGGTCGGGTCTCCTGGCGCTCGACCCGTTCGACGTCACCGAGTTCGGCCTGGATCGCGCGAACGAGGCCGTCGCGCACGCCGCCGGCCATCGCGGTCCCTTCAAGATGACCGTCATCCGGCCCTGA
- a CDS encoding GMC family oxidoreductase gives MVNETQKFDVVIAGGGSAGAVLASRLSEDRDRRVLLLEAGQAYTPANTPDVIADANRVGGDRDHDWGYHTQDHLGLGHGVNAIRGKVLGGSSGVNAAVAIRARPSDFARWAAHGVEGWSFEDVLPIFKAMENTPAGEDAWHGRTGPFPIRQRTMEENTPSMRAFVLAAERCGLARVTDFNGAEQHGVSPYTLNVVDGKRINTGMAYLTEDVRRRPNLTIRGCVEVDSVVFEGRRATGVRLVGGETIAAGQVILSAGAYGSPAILMRSGIGPPSHLRELDIPVIVEAPVGQRLKEHPFYYNVYALKPEARSMTPVAGAILWTRSSEAGADELDLHISGTHIFDPAQSPTGGAIVLACSVTLPKSKGSIRLASRDPRVMPLIRFNFFEDRSDLRRMMEAVRLSRKIGKTAPFSDVVELEMTPGNDVQGDAALEKAIIAQVDGYSHPTSSVPMGGPNDPGAVVDAGGAVRGVDGLRVVDASIMPDIISAPTNVTTIMLAEAISRKL, from the coding sequence ATGGTCAACGAAACCCAGAAATTCGACGTCGTCATCGCCGGCGGCGGATCCGCGGGCGCCGTGCTCGCGAGCCGCCTGAGCGAAGACCGGGACCGTCGGGTTCTTTTGCTGGAAGCTGGCCAGGCCTACACGCCGGCGAACACACCGGACGTGATCGCGGACGCGAACCGCGTGGGCGGCGATCGCGATCACGACTGGGGCTACCACACCCAGGATCACCTCGGGCTCGGTCACGGCGTGAACGCGATTCGCGGCAAGGTGCTTGGCGGCAGCTCGGGCGTGAACGCGGCGGTCGCGATCCGCGCCAGGCCGTCCGACTTCGCGCGCTGGGCAGCACACGGCGTCGAAGGCTGGTCGTTCGAGGACGTGCTGCCGATCTTCAAGGCGATGGAGAACACACCGGCCGGCGAAGACGCCTGGCACGGGCGCACCGGCCCCTTCCCTATCCGGCAGCGGACGATGGAGGAGAACACCCCGTCGATGCGCGCGTTCGTGCTCGCCGCGGAAAGGTGCGGCCTCGCGCGCGTCACCGATTTCAACGGCGCCGAGCAGCACGGGGTGTCGCCCTACACATTGAACGTCGTCGACGGCAAGCGGATCAACACCGGCATGGCTTACCTCACGGAAGACGTACGCCGCCGGCCAAACCTGACGATCAGAGGATGCGTCGAGGTCGACAGCGTGGTGTTCGAAGGCCGCCGCGCTACGGGCGTGCGTCTCGTCGGCGGCGAGACCATCGCGGCCGGTCAGGTGATCCTGTCGGCGGGCGCGTACGGCAGCCCCGCGATCCTGATGCGTTCGGGCATCGGCCCTCCGTCGCATCTGAGGGAGCTCGACATCCCCGTCATCGTCGAGGCGCCTGTCGGCCAGCGGCTGAAGGAGCACCCGTTCTACTACAACGTCTATGCGCTGAAACCCGAAGCCAGGTCGATGACGCCGGTCGCCGGCGCGATCCTCTGGACCAGGTCCAGCGAGGCGGGCGCGGACGAGCTCGACCTGCACATCTCCGGCACGCACATCTTCGATCCGGCCCAGAGCCCGACCGGAGGGGCGATCGTGCTGGCCTGCTCGGTGACGCTGCCGAAGTCGAAGGGATCGATCCGCCTGGCGAGCCGCGATCCCCGTGTGATGCCGCTGATACGCTTCAACTTCTTCGAGGACCGCAGCGACCTGCGGCGGATGATGGAAGCTGTGCGCCTGTCGCGCAAGATCGGCAAGACCGCGCCGTTCAGCGACGTTGTCGAGCTGGAGATGACCCCGGGCAACGACGTGCAGGGCGACGCCGCGCTGGAGAAGGCGATCATCGCGCAGGTCGACGGCTACTCCCACCCGACATCCTCCGTCCCGATGGGCGGACCGAACGATCCGGGCGCCGTCGTCGATGCAGGGGGCGCGGTCCGCGGCGTTGACGGTCTGCGCGTCGTCGATGCGTCGATCATGCCGGACATCATCTCGGCGCCGACGAACGTGACGACGATCATGCTCGCCGAAGCCATCAGCCGGAAGCTCTGA
- a CDS encoding NADH:flavin oxidoreductase/NADH oxidase gives MHITDATSAVTEDVGGLLHGCLADAEHDRDIPEIDLLSPLTIRGVRFRSRVVMSPMCQYWARGGLANDWHLVHLGSRAVGGVALAMVEATSVTADGRITPADLGIWSDAHAEPLARIARFVEAQGAIAGIQLAHAGRKASCDVPWRGGARLKTPEEGGWAVVAPSALPFAEGDPAPRALDEAGIDAVVDAFEAAARRALGAGFRVLEIHAAHGYLLHEFLSPLSNHRADAYGGNLENRMRLLLRVADRLRRHMPADLPLFVRISATDWAEGGWDIDASVELARRLRDLGVDLIDASSGGLVPRARIPVGKGYQVGFAQRIREEARIRTGAVGLITEPRQASEIITGGDADLVFVGRELLREPYWAIKAQQELEAEPTWPVPYGYAVKRRAR, from the coding sequence ATGCACATCACCGACGCGACGAGCGCCGTCACCGAGGACGTCGGCGGCCTGCTCCACGGCTGCCTGGCGGACGCTGAGCACGACCGCGACATCCCCGAGATTGACCTCCTGAGCCCGCTCACGATCCGCGGCGTCCGCTTCCGGAGCCGCGTCGTGATGTCCCCGATGTGCCAGTACTGGGCTCGCGGGGGGCTCGCCAACGACTGGCACCTGGTCCACCTCGGCAGCCGCGCGGTCGGCGGCGTGGCGCTCGCGATGGTCGAGGCCACCTCGGTGACGGCGGACGGCCGGATCACGCCGGCCGATCTCGGCATCTGGAGCGACGCGCACGCCGAGCCGCTCGCGCGCATCGCGCGGTTCGTCGAGGCCCAGGGCGCGATCGCCGGCATTCAGCTCGCGCACGCCGGCCGGAAGGCGAGCTGCGATGTGCCCTGGCGGGGCGGCGCTCGGCTCAAGACACCGGAGGAGGGCGGCTGGGCGGTGGTGGCCCCGAGCGCCCTGCCGTTCGCCGAGGGGGATCCGGCCCCGCGGGCGCTCGACGAGGCGGGCATCGACGCCGTGGTCGACGCGTTCGAGGCGGCCGCGCGCCGGGCGCTCGGCGCGGGCTTCCGCGTGCTCGAGATCCACGCGGCGCACGGCTACCTGCTGCACGAGTTCCTCTCGCCCCTCAGCAATCACAGGGCGGACGCCTACGGCGGCAACCTCGAGAACCGGATGCGCCTCCTCCTGCGCGTCGCCGATCGCCTTCGCCGGCACATGCCGGCGGATCTCCCGCTCTTCGTCCGCATCTCCGCGACCGACTGGGCCGAGGGCGGCTGGGACATCGATGCTTCGGTGGAGCTCGCGCGCCGCCTCCGCGACCTCGGGGTCGACCTCATCGACGCCTCCTCCGGAGGCCTGGTCCCGAGAGCCCGTATCCCGGTGGGCAAGGGATATCAGGTCGGATTCGCGCAGAGGATACGCGAGGAGGCGAGGATCCGCACCGGCGCGGTCGGGCTGATCACCGAGCCCCGACAGGCCTCCGAGATCATCACGGGCGGCGACGCCGACCTGGTGTTCGTCGGCCGGGAGCTGCTGCGCGAGCCCTACTGGGCGATCAAGGCCCAGCAGGAGCTCGAGGCGGAGCCGACCTGGCCGGTCCCGTACGGATATGCCGTGAAGCGGCGGGCGAGGTGA
- a CDS encoding Mut7-C RNAse domain-containing protein: MLVGEAGGGADPAQGGAAPAQGSAAAQDSAVAAQGGATAPSFLCDAMLGGLSRWLRGAGYDAMFEHGIDDGDLVRLAQQTGRVLLSSDAGVFERRSLRTAAVRGLYVPRGLRPTEQAGFVLRELGLPVRDPRCMACGGALTSAPKDSVRDAVPAVVADRHDEFWRCDRCGKVLWKGSHWDGIVAGLATAAGAAAAEAPAPPPSGRKPPP, encoded by the coding sequence GTGCTCGTGGGTGAGGCGGGCGGCGGAGCCGATCCGGCGCAGGGCGGCGCGGCTCCAGCGCAGGGCAGCGCGGCGGCGCAGGACAGCGCGGTCGCCGCGCAGGGCGGCGCGACGGCGCCGAGCTTCCTGTGCGACGCGATGCTGGGCGGCCTGTCGCGCTGGCTGCGCGGCGCGGGCTACGACGCCATGTTCGAGCACGGCATCGACGACGGCGATCTCGTGCGCCTCGCGCAGCAGACCGGCCGGGTGCTGCTGAGCTCCGACGCCGGCGTGTTCGAGCGGCGTTCCCTGCGCACCGCGGCCGTGCGCGGGCTCTACGTGCCGCGCGGGCTGCGGCCGACGGAGCAGGCCGGCTTCGTGCTGCGGGAGCTCGGGCTGCCCGTGCGGGACCCCCGCTGCATGGCGTGCGGCGGCGCGCTCACGTCTGCCCCGAAGGACAGCGTCCGGGATGCGGTGCCGGCGGTGGTCGCGGATCGCCACGACGAGTTCTGGCGGTGCGACCGCTGCGGCAAGGTCCTTTGGAAGGGCAGCCACTGGGATGGCATCGTCGCCGGCTTGGCCACCGCGGCCGGCGCCGCCGCAGCCGAAGCCCCGGCTCCACCGCCGAGCGGCCGCAAGCCTCCGCCCTGA
- the kynU gene encoding kynureninase, which yields MQTTRDTCLARDASDPLRHLRDEFALPDDVIYLDGNSLGARPKASLIRAREVIEAEWGDGLIRSWNTAGWVHLSRRLGDLLAPLVGAGSGEVVVTDTTSINLFKVLATALRQQQGTAPQRRVLVSERDNFPTDLYIAEGLTELLKMGGGAAYELRLIDSPKELPQAIGDDVAVLMLTHVNYKTGTMHDMAAVTALAHEAGALTVWDLAHSAGAVPVDLHGARADFAVGCTYKYLNGGPGAPAFLWVAPRHQDRFWQPLSGWFGHARQFAMEPAYAPADGIGRFLCGTQPITALSLVECGLAIFRHTDMAALRAKSLALTELFIQLVEARCGQHPLTLITPRDAARRGSHVSFEHPQGYAVMQAMIARGVIGDYREPRIMRFGFTPLYTRFVDVWDAVDALRDLLESGAWDKPEFHQRGAVT from the coding sequence CTGCAAACCACCCGCGACACCTGCCTTGCCCGCGACGCAAGCGACCCGCTGCGCCACCTGCGCGACGAGTTCGCGCTGCCGGACGATGTGATCTACCTGGACGGCAACTCGCTGGGCGCCCGCCCCAAGGCGTCGCTGATCCGTGCCAGGGAGGTGATTGAAGCGGAGTGGGGTGACGGCTTGATCCGTAGCTGGAACACGGCCGGATGGGTGCACTTGTCCCGCCGCCTTGGCGACCTCCTGGCTCCGCTGGTCGGCGCCGGCAGCGGCGAAGTGGTGGTCACCGACACGACGTCCATCAACCTGTTCAAGGTGCTGGCCACCGCCCTGCGCCAGCAGCAGGGCACCGCGCCCCAGCGCCGGGTGCTCGTGTCGGAACGCGACAACTTCCCCACCGACCTGTACATCGCCGAGGGCCTGACCGAGCTGCTGAAGATGGGCGGCGGCGCAGCCTACGAGTTGCGCCTGATCGACTCGCCCAAGGAACTGCCGCAGGCGATCGGCGACGACGTGGCGGTGCTGATGCTCACCCACGTCAACTACAAGACCGGCACCATGCACGACATGGCTGCAGTCACGGCGCTCGCGCACGAGGCCGGCGCGCTGACCGTGTGGGACCTGGCGCATTCCGCGGGCGCCGTGCCGGTCGACCTCCACGGCGCCCGCGCCGACTTCGCCGTCGGCTGCACCTACAAGTACCTGAACGGCGGCCCCGGAGCGCCCGCCTTCCTGTGGGTGGCGCCGCGTCATCAGGACCGCTTCTGGCAGCCGCTGTCCGGCTGGTTCGGCCATGCCCGGCAGTTCGCGATGGAACCCGCCTATGCCCCCGCCGACGGCATCGGCCGCTTCCTGTGCGGCACCCAGCCGATCACCGCGCTTTCGCTGGTGGAATGCGGGCTTGCCATCTTCCGCCATACCGACATGGCCGCGCTGCGCGCCAAGTCGCTGGCGCTGACCGAGCTGTTCATCCAGCTTGTGGAAGCCCGCTGCGGCCAGCATCCGCTGACGCTGATCACCCCGCGCGACGCCGCCCGCCGCGGCAGCCACGTCAGCTTCGAGCACCCGCAGGGCTACGCGGTGATGCAGGCGATGATCGCCCGTGGCGTGATCGGCGACTACCGCGAGCCGCGCATCATGCGCTTCGGGTTCACCCCGCTGTATACCCGCTTCGTCGACGTCTGGGACGCGGTGGACGCGCTGCGCGACCTTCTGGAGAGCGGCGCCTGGGACAAGCCGGAGTTCCACCAGCGCGGCGCGGTCACCTGA
- a CDS encoding SDR family oxidoreductase produces MRTVLVLGGTGLTGRRLVNVLLQEGFLVRCAVRNLDAARARLPAAAELVRGDIADRASIEEAVRGCEAVFNCVHTLSPQKGAAPGETFADTEVRGLENVVAACRLHGVRRVLYVTFLGITPDTRSIWARGRWKAEQMLLGSGLDVTILRPGQIVGRGGFGFDTTLANARRRVALILGSGRNRMQNIALDDLVHYLVRSLDEPRTFGRAFDVGGDEAFTTDEMVDVAARVLGRRPPRKLHLLPWLLAPFAGLFERLAGLPRGAFADLLLGVDADLVGDVGPIRAIIPLTPMPYAQAVERALAADA; encoded by the coding sequence ATGCGAACCGTGCTCGTCCTCGGCGGCACCGGGCTCACCGGCCGCCGCCTCGTCAACGTGCTGCTCCAGGAGGGGTTCCTGGTCCGCTGCGCCGTGCGCAACCTCGACGCCGCCCGCGCCAGACTGCCCGCCGCCGCCGAGCTCGTGCGCGGCGACATCGCCGACCGCGCCTCCATCGAGGAAGCGGTTCGCGGCTGCGAGGCCGTGTTCAACTGCGTGCACACGCTCTCGCCACAGAAGGGCGCCGCGCCCGGCGAGACCTTCGCGGACACCGAGGTGCGCGGCCTGGAGAACGTGGTGGCGGCCTGCCGGCTCCACGGCGTGCGGCGCGTGCTCTACGTGACCTTCCTGGGCATCACGCCCGACACGCGCTCGATCTGGGCACGCGGTCGCTGGAAGGCCGAGCAGATGCTGCTCGGCAGCGGACTCGACGTGACCATCCTCCGACCGGGGCAGATCGTCGGACGCGGCGGCTTCGGCTTCGACACAACGCTGGCCAACGCGCGGCGGCGCGTGGCGCTGATCCTCGGCAGCGGCCGGAACCGCATGCAGAACATCGCGCTCGACGATCTCGTCCATTACCTCGTGCGCAGCCTCGACGAGCCGCGCACCTTCGGCCGGGCCTTCGACGTGGGCGGCGACGAGGCGTTCACCACCGACGAGATGGTCGACGTGGCGGCCCGCGTGCTCGGCCGGCGCCCGCCGCGGAAGCTGCACCTCCTGCCCTGGCTGCTGGCGCCGTTCGCCGGGCTCTTCGAGCGCCTGGCGGGCCTGCCCCGCGGCGCCTTCGCCGACCTGCTGCTGGGCGTGGACGCCGACCTCGTCGGCGACGTGGGGCCGATCCGCGCCATCATCCCGCTCACGCCCATGCCCTACGCGCAGGCCGTCGAACGGGCGCTCGCCGCTGACGCCTGA
- a CDS encoding LysR family transcriptional regulator, translating to MSVELDLEPTELRRFIAVAEERSFRRAAERLGIAQPPLSRTIAQLEGKLRTRLLHRTTRHVSLTPAGVVLLEQARHVLDAVSAAARRTARAGLPRAHLAVALKPGNGGRLLRRLVDHYERSGSPVRVEVVVSGWGEQTAMLADGRADVAFLRGPITAPGIDAEPLFTEPRCVALAAAHPLSGRRVLRRGDLARDPVPVWPAASAELAAYRAAVDRHEDAPRGPVVRDASQLLEAVALGQGIAFVPASSATLYARHDVKYVRMAGISASTLYVAWPDACRSKEVARFVRLAVEVASSLGGDAAELA from the coding sequence GTGTCCGTGGAACTCGATCTCGAGCCCACCGAACTCCGGCGTTTCATCGCCGTGGCCGAGGAGCGGAGCTTCCGTCGCGCCGCCGAGCGCCTGGGGATCGCCCAGCCCCCGCTCTCGCGGACCATCGCGCAGCTCGAGGGCAAGCTGCGGACGCGCCTGCTCCACCGGACGACGCGCCATGTGTCCCTCACCCCGGCGGGGGTCGTCCTGCTCGAGCAGGCGCGCCACGTCCTCGACGCTGTCTCGGCCGCGGCCCGCCGGACGGCGCGCGCGGGCCTCCCGCGCGCCCACCTGGCGGTCGCGCTCAAGCCCGGGAACGGCGGGCGCCTGCTGCGCCGGCTCGTCGACCACTACGAGCGCTCGGGATCGCCGGTTCGCGTCGAGGTGGTCGTCAGCGGCTGGGGAGAGCAAACCGCCATGCTCGCCGACGGCCGCGCCGACGTGGCGTTCTTGCGAGGGCCCATCACCGCGCCGGGCATCGACGCCGAGCCCCTGTTCACGGAGCCCCGCTGCGTCGCGCTCGCCGCGGCTCATCCGCTGTCGGGCAGACGCGTGCTGCGCCGCGGAGATCTGGCGCGAGATCCCGTCCCGGTGTGGCCCGCGGCCAGCGCGGAGCTCGCCGCGTACCGCGCCGCCGTCGACAGGCACGAGGACGCGCCTCGCGGCCCGGTCGTCCGCGACGCGAGCCAGCTCCTCGAGGCCGTGGCGCTGGGCCAGGGCATCGCGTTCGTCCCCGCCTCCAGCGCCACGCTCTACGCGCGTCATGACGTGAAGTACGTGAGGATGGCGGGGATCTCGGCGAGCACGCTGTACGTGGCGTGGCCGGACGCGTGCCGCTCGAAGGAGGTCGCGCGCTTCGTGCGGCTCGCCGTGGAGGTCGCGTCGAGCCTCGGCGGGGACGCCGCGGAGCTCGCCTGA
- a CDS encoding AraC family transcriptional regulator → MSLDAAIHSLAGDPLTDILRLTQATSVMAGGIAAGGRWAVHFPPPGEMKISLLAKGGCWFRLDGHKKAIRGEPGDAVLLPGRKGFLVGSDLSAPPLDVRCLLAQKRHLFSTIGDGSEVLILAGGVTLDPRHADLVQGALPPFLHVHATAPQAAPIRWLIEQLLAEQTARGAPGAFLSASMLAQLLFVQILRAHLATAPRLPAGWLRALRDERLAAALRLLHGEPARDWKLEELARAAAMSRTTFAVRFKEAAGMAPLQYLTAWRMRLAERRLRDEAAPISQIAAALGYSSESAFSQAFKRVTGKRPRDYRNEAWR, encoded by the coding sequence GTGTCGCTCGACGCTGCGATCCACTCCCTTGCCGGCGATCCGCTCACCGACATCCTGCGGCTCACCCAGGCCACGTCGGTCATGGCCGGAGGCATCGCCGCCGGTGGCCGCTGGGCCGTCCACTTCCCGCCGCCCGGCGAGATGAAGATCTCGCTCCTCGCCAAGGGCGGCTGCTGGTTCCGCCTGGACGGCCACAAGAAGGCGATCCGCGGTGAGCCGGGGGACGCGGTGCTCCTGCCCGGGAGAAAGGGGTTCCTCGTCGGCAGCGATCTCTCGGCCCCGCCCCTCGACGTGAGGTGCCTGCTGGCCCAGAAGCGCCACCTCTTCTCCACCATCGGTGACGGCTCCGAGGTGCTGATCCTCGCCGGCGGCGTGACCCTCGATCCGCGCCACGCCGACCTCGTGCAGGGCGCGCTTCCCCCTTTTCTTCACGTGCACGCGACCGCACCCCAGGCAGCCCCCATCCGCTGGCTCATCGAGCAGCTGCTGGCGGAGCAGACCGCGCGCGGCGCGCCGGGCGCCTTCCTCTCGGCATCGATGCTGGCGCAGCTGCTGTTCGTCCAGATCCTGCGCGCCCACCTGGCCACGGCGCCACGCCTGCCCGCGGGCTGGCTGCGGGCCCTCCGCGACGAGCGGCTGGCGGCGGCGCTGCGCCTCCTGCACGGCGAGCCGGCGCGCGACTGGAAGCTCGAGGAGCTGGCCCGCGCCGCGGCGATGTCGCGCACCACCTTCGCCGTGCGCTTCAAGGAGGCCGCAGGGATGGCGCCGCTCCAGTACCTCACGGCGTGGCGCATGCGGCTTGCGGAGCGGCGGCTGCGGGACGAGGCAGCGCCGATCTCGCAGATCGCCGCCGCGCTCGGCTACTCGTCGGAGAGCGCCTTCAGCCAGGCCTTCAAGCGCGTCACCGGCAAGCGGCCGCGGGACTACCGCAACGAAGCATGGCGCTGA
- a CDS encoding glucose 1-dehydrogenase gives MSERVVRLIEEDEPDGLRLAPGHVLLRTLEVGVCGTDREIAAFAYGSAPAGTDRLVLGHEALAEVVRTGAGVARVRPGDLVVPTVRRPCNRIECLACRVGHQDFCTTGQFVERGISGAGGFMTELFVEEERYLVPVPPAVGELGVLVEPLSVAAKAFAQLDAILARLPWDKDRAQALVLGAGPIGVLTAMGLVVKGYRTVVFSREPDDDDRAQIVRSIGADYVSSESTDIHGLASRMGRFDVIVEAVGVPEFAFRTLPALAVNGTFILTGVPAPRPEFAFDGAGLMHNFVMQNQVMFGTVNADHASYEAAVRMLEQCLVRFPDAVRRVIARRVALDEAPALLRAAGGGVKTVIQIGEASTKARDGGLPAPGRGAARSASAGARER, from the coding sequence ATGTCCGAGAGGGTTGTGCGTCTCATCGAGGAAGACGAACCGGATGGCCTGCGACTGGCACCCGGGCACGTCCTGCTGCGCACGCTCGAAGTCGGCGTGTGCGGAACCGACCGAGAGATTGCGGCGTTCGCCTATGGGTCGGCACCGGCAGGGACGGACCGGCTCGTGCTGGGACACGAGGCCCTCGCGGAGGTCGTGCGCACCGGCGCGGGCGTGGCTCGCGTCCGACCCGGAGATCTCGTGGTACCGACCGTGCGACGTCCCTGCAACCGAATCGAGTGCCTGGCTTGCCGCGTCGGGCACCAGGACTTCTGCACGACGGGACAGTTCGTCGAGCGCGGCATCTCGGGAGCAGGCGGCTTCATGACCGAGCTCTTCGTCGAGGAGGAACGCTACCTCGTCCCCGTCCCTCCGGCTGTCGGAGAGCTCGGCGTCCTCGTCGAGCCGCTGAGCGTCGCGGCCAAAGCGTTCGCCCAGCTCGACGCCATCCTGGCCCGCCTGCCATGGGACAAAGACAGGGCGCAGGCCCTGGTCCTCGGCGCCGGACCGATCGGCGTGCTCACGGCGATGGGCCTTGTCGTGAAGGGCTACCGGACCGTCGTCTTCTCGAGAGAGCCGGATGACGACGATCGGGCCCAGATCGTGCGCAGCATCGGCGCCGACTACGTGTCGAGCGAGTCCACCGACATCCACGGACTCGCGAGCCGCATGGGTCGGTTCGATGTGATCGTCGAAGCGGTCGGCGTGCCAGAATTCGCGTTCCGGACGCTCCCCGCGCTGGCGGTGAATGGCACGTTCATCCTCACAGGCGTCCCTGCGCCGAGGCCCGAGTTCGCCTTCGACGGCGCCGGTCTGATGCACAACTTCGTCATGCAGAATCAGGTGATGTTCGGGACCGTGAACGCTGACCACGCCTCGTACGAAGCCGCCGTTCGGATGCTGGAGCAGTGCCTGGTCCGGTTCCCCGACGCCGTGCGCCGCGTGATCGCGCGACGGGTTGCGCTCGACGAGGCGCCGGCCTTGCTGCGAGCAGCGGGGGGCGGCGTGAAGACGGTGATCCAGATCGGAGAGGCCTCGACGAAGGCGCGCGACGGAGGGCTTCCGGCTCCCGGACGGGGCGCGGCGCGATCGGCCTCTGCGGGAGCGAGGGAGCGGTGA
- a CDS encoding matrixin family metalloprotease, with product MSMKRAWCSCVAAALAVLASAQQASAYCRSNTCKRSELCLQDDQPVGDCKPLRWAGDCIGFSIQEDASSEISYQEISDVLDVAFDTWMQAPCDGGTPGLRVQNLGPVACGAVELNARDGKTRIVDGLVPGNANVVVFRDMEWLASSGHNTEMLALTTVQFDRKTGELWGADMEINSDLYDFTVGDDSAAPREDLLAIVTHEAGHFLGLDHSMAGPEATMHSRYDRSDPMNFRTLHEDDIAGICQIYPPRDLSASTCNPIPPHGFSPECADDQQVRCSAAPPAAGGPGWSAPLAALAIGAAAWLRAVGRPRADERGPTVNRGDDRDARRASRSPGSRSR from the coding sequence ATGTCGATGAAGCGTGCATGGTGCTCCTGCGTGGCGGCCGCGCTCGCCGTGCTGGCGAGCGCGCAGCAGGCGTCGGCCTACTGCCGCTCGAACACCTGCAAGAGGTCGGAGCTCTGCCTACAGGACGACCAGCCGGTCGGCGATTGCAAGCCGCTCCGCTGGGCGGGCGATTGCATTGGCTTCAGCATCCAGGAAGACGCGTCCAGCGAGATCTCCTACCAGGAGATCTCCGACGTGCTCGATGTCGCGTTCGACACGTGGATGCAGGCGCCCTGCGACGGGGGAACGCCGGGGCTCCGCGTCCAGAACCTCGGGCCCGTCGCCTGTGGAGCGGTGGAGCTCAATGCCAGGGACGGCAAGACGAGGATCGTCGACGGCCTCGTGCCGGGTAACGCCAACGTCGTCGTCTTCCGCGATATGGAGTGGCTCGCGAGCTCGGGGCACAACACCGAGATGCTCGCGCTCACGACGGTGCAGTTCGACAGGAAGACCGGTGAGCTCTGGGGGGCCGACATGGAGATCAACAGCGATCTCTACGACTTCACCGTCGGGGACGACTCCGCCGCGCCGAGGGAAGATCTGCTCGCCATCGTCACGCACGAGGCCGGGCATTTCCTGGGCCTCGACCACAGCATGGCCGGCCCCGAGGCGACCATGCACTCGAGGTACGACAGGTCGGACCCGATGAACTTCCGGACGCTCCACGAGGACGACATCGCGGGCATCTGCCAGATCTACCCCCCTCGGGATCTCTCCGCGTCGACCTGCAACCCCATCCCTCCACACGGGTTCTCGCCCGAGTGCGCCGACGATCAGCAGGTCCGCTGCAGCGCGGCGCCGCCCGCCGCCGGCGGCCCAGGGTGGAGCGCCCCGCTCGCCGCCCTCGCGATCGGCGCGGCCGCCTGGCTCCGCGCCGTCGGGCGCCCCCGCGCCGACGAGCGCGGCCCGACCGTCAATCGGGGCGATGACCGGGACGCTCGCCGAGCGTCGCGCTCCCCAGGGAGTCGCTCTCGGTAG